A stretch of Mycobacterium sp. ITM-2016-00316 DNA encodes these proteins:
- a CDS encoding SWIM zinc finger domain-containing protein: MPLSEAGLLGAAGGVVFARGEDYVGYVRGLRVADTKAYASVQAKRVYTVELDWSGSVLGGWCTCPHFEDGHFCKHLVAVGLAAIDTGRVAVDLDANGAPDTALDDAVRAMDLDELREQVLDLARRDDSVQRLIEIRTMAASSDGAEAAPELDAYVRNALSFRGFIDYRRSFDVAGVAADVLDELESYLDGGAAEAVRPALLRAVTRLRKIMEEADDSSGSIGFECERAASLYARACRLGRPDPVKLATWLVKFRADSPGWPELVLADFVDAFDEPALATYRRAVAAVDRKYADREKWTRSEIDRMVLELADHDGDVDQAVDLLSRRDHPQYGAIVDRLRAAGRADEAVGWIDRAVTEGRVSSHGGGNDFWLSPDAVAQTYLSLGRLDDALDVMRADFVRQPSVPTYRVLLDFATTIDRADTEQAWALEHAERLAADRFAQGAVLVQLWLSEGDIEAAWRAADRYGPGWAWKELAQRGADARPVAAADLYRPQLETDLRYPNSKIYPDIAATLATMAKLYEKGGRSADFALFMAEIRREYGRRPSLMKALDAKKL; encoded by the coding sequence GTGCCATTGTCCGAAGCGGGCCTGCTTGGCGCGGCAGGCGGCGTCGTGTTTGCCCGGGGTGAGGACTACGTCGGGTATGTCCGCGGGCTGCGGGTCGCCGACACGAAGGCGTACGCGTCCGTCCAGGCCAAGCGGGTGTATACCGTGGAACTCGATTGGTCCGGTTCGGTGCTCGGTGGATGGTGCACCTGCCCGCATTTCGAGGACGGCCATTTCTGCAAGCACCTGGTCGCAGTCGGGCTCGCCGCGATCGACACCGGCCGCGTCGCAGTCGACCTTGACGCCAACGGTGCACCCGATACGGCCTTGGATGACGCGGTGCGGGCGATGGATCTCGATGAGCTACGCGAGCAGGTGCTCGATCTTGCCCGCCGCGACGACAGTGTGCAACGGCTGATCGAGATCCGAACCATGGCAGCGTCGAGTGATGGCGCCGAGGCCGCACCTGAGCTGGATGCCTATGTGCGAAACGCACTGTCGTTTCGCGGCTTTATCGACTATCGGCGCTCGTTCGACGTTGCGGGCGTGGCCGCTGACGTGCTCGACGAGTTGGAAAGCTACCTGGACGGTGGGGCCGCCGAGGCGGTGCGCCCCGCGTTACTGCGAGCGGTGACCCGGTTGCGCAAGATCATGGAGGAGGCCGACGACTCGTCGGGGTCGATCGGCTTTGAATGTGAAAGGGCGGCTTCCCTTTATGCACGGGCGTGCCGATTGGGCCGGCCCGATCCCGTCAAGCTCGCCACCTGGCTGGTGAAATTTCGCGCCGACTCGCCGGGCTGGCCCGAACTGGTCCTTGCCGATTTCGTCGACGCGTTCGACGAACCTGCGCTGGCGACCTATCGGCGGGCGGTGGCCGCGGTGGACCGCAAGTACGCCGACCGAGAAAAGTGGACTCGGTCGGAAATCGACCGAATGGTACTTGAACTTGCCGACCACGACGGCGACGTCGACCAAGCCGTCGACCTCTTGAGCCGACGCGACCACCCGCAATACGGGGCGATCGTGGATCGGTTGCGGGCCGCCGGCCGAGCCGATGAAGCGGTCGGGTGGATTGACCGCGCGGTCACCGAGGGCCGAGTATCCAGTCACGGTGGCGGCAATGACTTCTGGTTGAGCCCCGATGCCGTTGCGCAGACCTACCTGAGCCTGGGCCGTCTCGATGACGCTCTCGATGTCATGCGGGCCGACTTTGTCCGGCAGCCTTCGGTTCCCACTTACCGTGTCTTGCTGGACTTCGCGACAACCATCGATCGCGCCGACACCGAACAGGCATGGGCGCTCGAGCATGCGGAGAGACTCGCGGCGGACCGATTCGCCCAGGGCGCGGTTCTGGTGCAGCTGTGGCTCAGTGAGGGTGATATCGAGGCCGCGTGGCGGGCCGCAGATCGCTACGGCCCGGGCTGGGCCTGGAAGGAACTGGCGCAACGCGGTGCTGATGCCCGACCCGTCGCCGCGGCTGACCTGTACCGTCCGCAGCTGGAGACCGATTTGCGGTATCCCAACTCCAAGATCTATCCCGATATCGCTGCGACGCTGGCCACCATGGCGAAGCTGTACGAAAAGGGCGGACGCAGTGCCGATTTCGCGCTCTTCATGGCCGAGATCCGGCGGGAGTACGGCCGACGGCCATCGTTGATGAAGGCACTCGACGCCAAGAAACTCTGA
- a CDS encoding amidase domain-containing protein, producing the protein MLPTRSEVAVWNTSDLSSAATRWEQSASAAESAFDQHRQNIANPVWVGEAKDAALQRVTADVAVAHRQGDAQRQAAVIAARGAEDIRSAQQQVLEAIHTAEADGFLVGEDLTVSDTRQYDAQTAATRVVSAIEYAEDIRWRAEQLVQTDALVGKRLEAKAEELAGIPFDGEDRSKAPEDQVQLVGNEFKLGPELGENPPLSESRRRALEYSEKWAEGFNPEYESLGGGDLDCTNFASQVMRAGGFDDVGNDIDDWRRGDSDDWYYQNDGAILPGNTSSKTWTLAKENHNFVTQHSGRGDIVGVVPTPSSNGLDPLAPSKAGLLPGDLIYYKDADGGINHVAVYAGQQTINGVPTDVINQHSGGVKLHDDWMPNSAEYTHAPAQVEFVHLRYPGE; encoded by the coding sequence GTGCTGCCCACTCGATCTGAGGTCGCGGTCTGGAACACGTCGGATCTCAGCAGTGCAGCGACCCGGTGGGAGCAGTCGGCGTCGGCAGCAGAATCCGCCTTCGACCAGCACCGTCAGAACATCGCCAACCCGGTATGGGTCGGCGAGGCCAAGGATGCGGCGTTGCAGCGGGTGACCGCGGACGTCGCCGTTGCACATCGACAGGGCGACGCACAGCGTCAAGCTGCTGTGATCGCAGCCCGCGGCGCAGAGGACATTCGCAGTGCTCAGCAGCAAGTACTGGAGGCAATCCACACTGCCGAGGCTGACGGCTTCCTGGTGGGTGAGGACCTGACGGTCAGCGATACTCGCCAGTACGACGCGCAGACCGCGGCGACGCGTGTTGTCTCCGCCATCGAGTATGCCGAAGATATCCGTTGGCGCGCCGAACAACTCGTTCAGACTGATGCACTGGTTGGCAAACGGCTCGAAGCCAAAGCCGAGGAACTTGCAGGCATCCCGTTCGACGGAGAGGACAGGAGCAAGGCGCCCGAAGACCAGGTGCAACTCGTCGGCAACGAGTTCAAGCTCGGTCCAGAGCTAGGCGAGAATCCGCCGTTGTCAGAGAGTCGTCGTCGGGCTCTCGAGTACTCCGAGAAGTGGGCGGAAGGCTTTAATCCCGAATACGAATCCCTTGGTGGTGGCGACCTGGACTGTACGAACTTCGCTTCTCAAGTAATGCGGGCCGGCGGGTTCGATGACGTGGGCAACGACATCGATGATTGGCGTCGTGGAGACAGCGACGACTGGTACTACCAAAATGATGGCGCGATACTTCCGGGGAATACCTCGTCCAAGACTTGGACGCTGGCGAAAGAGAACCACAATTTCGTGACACAGCATTCGGGTCGAGGCGACATCGTCGGAGTGGTGCCGACGCCCAGCAGTAACGGGCTGGATCCATTGGCGCCTTCAAAGGCGGGGTTGCTTCCCGGAGATCTCATTTACTACAAGGACGCCGACGGCGGCATCAACCATGTAGCGGTCTACGCCGGCCAGCAGACGATCAACGGTGTGCCAACTGACGTTATCAACCAGCATTCCGGTGGAGTAAAGCTGCACGATGACTGGATGCCTAACTCAGCGGAATACACTCATGCGCCAGCCCAAGTCGAGTTCGTCCATCTGAGGTACCCGGGGGAGTGA
- a CDS encoding acyl-CoA desaturase, with the protein MAIADVPSYLHLSSADVEEIAYELDAIRQDVEDSLGAKDAAYIRRVIHFQRALDVAARLVIAGSRSKKGWLLGTGALAYAKSLENMELGHNISHGQWDWMNDPEIHSNTWEWDMVGHSAQWRYSHNYRHHVYSNVLGMDEDIGYRLLRVTEDQPWRWWYLATPLRNLVLAAMFEWGIALHGLHSEKLRGEPAVLAVERRKFVGKAARQLAKDYVFMPALSLRRWRRTLAANVAANTLRNLWVYVNIICGHIPDGAETFDPAVVTDETRGEWYLRQMLGTANFEVSPLVALSGGHLCYQIEHHLFPDLPSNRLREVSVRVRELCEKYDLPYNSASLPRQLFRTQRIIHGLGIPDRLSPAGRSK; encoded by the coding sequence ATGGCGATCGCCGATGTTCCCAGCTACCTGCATCTCAGTAGCGCGGACGTCGAAGAGATCGCCTACGAACTCGACGCGATCCGCCAAGACGTCGAGGACTCGCTCGGGGCCAAGGACGCGGCCTACATCCGGCGGGTCATCCATTTTCAGCGGGCGCTCGACGTCGCGGCGCGTCTGGTGATCGCCGGCAGCCGCTCCAAGAAGGGCTGGCTGCTGGGCACGGGCGCGCTGGCGTACGCGAAGTCCCTCGAGAACATGGAACTCGGCCACAACATCTCCCACGGCCAGTGGGACTGGATGAACGACCCCGAAATCCACTCCAATACCTGGGAGTGGGACATGGTCGGGCATTCCGCGCAGTGGCGGTACTCGCACAACTACCGGCATCACGTCTACAGCAATGTGCTCGGCATGGACGAGGACATCGGCTACCGCCTGCTGCGGGTGACCGAGGACCAGCCGTGGCGCTGGTGGTATCTGGCGACTCCGCTGCGAAACCTGGTGTTGGCGGCGATGTTCGAATGGGGCATCGCACTGCACGGGCTGCACTCGGAGAAGTTGCGGGGTGAGCCGGCGGTGTTGGCGGTCGAGCGGCGGAAGTTCGTCGGCAAGGCCGCCCGTCAGTTGGCCAAGGACTACGTGTTCATGCCGGCGCTGAGCTTGCGCCGATGGCGGCGGACCCTGGCGGCCAACGTGGCGGCGAATACGCTCCGGAATCTGTGGGTGTACGTGAACATCATCTGCGGGCACATCCCCGATGGTGCGGAGACGTTCGATCCGGCGGTGGTCACGGATGAGACCCGGGGTGAGTGGTATCTGCGGCAGATGCTGGGGACGGCCAACTTCGAGGTGAGTCCGTTGGTGGCGCTCTCGGGCGGGCACCTGTGCTACCAGATCGAGCATCATCTGTTCCCGGATCTGCCGAGCAATCGGCTCCGTGAAGTCAGTGTCCGGGTGCGGGAGCTGTGCGAGAAGTACGACCTGCCGTACAACTCGGCTTCGCTTCCGCGCCAGTTGTTTCGGACGCAACGGATTATTCATGGGTTGGGGATTCCAGACAGGCTTTCGCCCGCTGGCCGCAGCAAGTAG